A stretch of the Rhizobium sullae genome encodes the following:
- a CDS encoding tetratricopeptide repeat protein, translating into MAASVRSAAVGRIILLLLVLLASTGGSLATDDVAMPVPDPRISIHEGFVDEKTCASCHRDQAAAFAKSDHARAMALADENAVRADFNNSRFEHDGTVTTFSRRDGLFLVRTDGPDGKEAEFEVKYTFGYEPLQQYLVDTGGGRLQALDVAWDTTRQQWFWLGNNTPAKPGSTYHWTGPFYRWNRTCIDCHSTDPQAGFQPATNEYKSTYVATSIGCQSCHGPGAKHVAWAASGKTSSISNPEFGLPKADASACFACHARRTRLLSGHVAGKPFLDYFSPAMLREDLYFPDGQILDEVFEYGSFQQSKMARAGVTCLDCHRPHEAGLKAAGNALCTQCHSEIKPERFAKQDPTGLFDDPSHTHHPVGSAGAQCANCHMPQRTYMKVDPRRDHSFVIPRPDLSATFGTPNACMTCHAGKSNAWAAETMDKWYGAEWRKRPTIAHAFAGAENGEQAALDALRKLVNDQDEAGIVRGSAVARMSRIDGADVTADVRSASVDADPLVRLGAAEAAVNLPPERRLEAIGRLLSDETRAVRVAAATALGSTPPDLFGNQRGNFEAAVNDLRAYVDTNADVAETQSNYGFFLFGQQRMAEAEAAFQRAISLDPTLEGSRVNLAEFYRATGQTDRSEQTYAEAISVAPNRADLRYGHALSLVRKKAIDNAILELEDAIRLDPQNSRYKMTLAVALDSVGRTGDALNRLDAWAAAGSDPDLTGLALQYSLKLQRLPDALKFAERMTELRPQDQQISDLLRQLRQAVNQQ; encoded by the coding sequence GTGGCAGCATCTGTTCGGTCAGCGGCGGTTGGAAGGATAATCCTCCTGTTGTTGGTGTTGCTCGCGTCCACCGGGGGGAGCCTTGCGACCGATGATGTCGCGATGCCTGTCCCGGATCCTCGGATATCTATTCATGAGGGCTTCGTCGACGAGAAGACCTGCGCGTCCTGCCATCGCGATCAGGCGGCCGCTTTCGCGAAATCCGACCATGCAAGGGCCATGGCGCTAGCCGACGAAAACGCCGTTCGGGCAGATTTCAACAATTCCCGGTTTGAACATGACGGCACTGTCACGACGTTCTCCCGCCGCGACGGACTATTCCTCGTCAGAACGGACGGACCGGACGGCAAGGAAGCCGAGTTCGAGGTGAAATATACATTCGGCTATGAGCCCCTTCAACAATACTTGGTCGACACGGGAGGCGGCCGGCTGCAGGCGCTTGACGTCGCCTGGGACACAACCAGACAGCAGTGGTTCTGGCTCGGCAACAACACCCCAGCCAAACCAGGCTCGACCTATCACTGGACGGGTCCGTTCTACCGCTGGAACCGCACCTGCATCGACTGTCACTCGACCGATCCACAAGCGGGCTTTCAACCGGCGACGAACGAATACAAGTCGACCTACGTCGCCACGAGCATCGGTTGTCAATCCTGTCACGGTCCTGGCGCGAAGCACGTCGCCTGGGCGGCGTCCGGCAAGACCTCCTCCATCAGCAATCCAGAGTTCGGATTGCCGAAAGCCGACGCAAGCGCTTGTTTTGCCTGCCATGCAAGACGGACCAGGCTCCTAAGCGGCCACGTGGCCGGGAAGCCTTTCCTCGATTACTTCTCCCCGGCAATGCTGCGAGAAGATCTCTATTTTCCCGATGGGCAGATACTCGACGAGGTCTTCGAGTACGGCTCGTTTCAGCAAAGCAAAATGGCAAGGGCGGGCGTGACCTGTCTCGATTGCCATCGTCCGCATGAGGCCGGCCTCAAGGCTGCGGGCAACGCGCTCTGCACGCAATGCCACTCGGAAATCAAGCCCGAGCGCTTTGCGAAGCAGGATCCGACCGGACTGTTCGACGATCCGAGCCATACCCACCATCCAGTCGGCTCGGCCGGCGCGCAATGCGCCAACTGTCACATGCCGCAGCGCACGTATATGAAAGTCGATCCGAGACGCGATCACTCGTTCGTCATTCCTCGACCGGATCTGTCGGCGACCTTCGGAACGCCAAATGCATGCATGACCTGTCACGCGGGCAAGAGCAACGCGTGGGCAGCGGAAACCATGGACAAATGGTACGGAGCGGAATGGCGCAAGCGTCCGACGATCGCCCATGCGTTCGCGGGCGCCGAGAATGGCGAGCAGGCTGCTTTGGACGCACTCCGCAAGCTCGTCAACGATCAGGACGAGGCCGGGATCGTCAGGGGCAGCGCCGTTGCCAGAATGAGCCGAATTGACGGAGCGGACGTCACCGCTGACGTTCGATCCGCATCCGTGGACGCAGATCCACTCGTCAGGCTTGGAGCAGCGGAAGCCGCAGTCAACCTTCCGCCGGAGCGCCGGCTGGAGGCGATCGGCCGCCTGCTCAGCGATGAAACGCGCGCCGTGCGCGTAGCAGCGGCAACGGCCCTCGGAAGCACACCTCCCGACCTCTTCGGCAACCAGCGAGGCAACTTCGAAGCCGCAGTCAACGACCTTCGTGCCTACGTCGATACGAACGCAGACGTTGCGGAAACGCAGAGCAACTATGGCTTCTTCCTGTTCGGCCAGCAGCGGATGGCAGAGGCGGAGGCCGCCTTTCAGCGAGCAATCTCGCTGGACCCGACATTGGAAGGATCACGGGTTAATCTTGCGGAGTTCTATCGTGCCACCGGCCAGACCGACAGATCCGAGCAAACCTATGCCGAAGCAATCTCGGTCGCGCCCAATCGCGCCGATCTGCGTTACGGGCATGCTCTGTCCCTGGTTCGCAAGAAGGCGATTGATAACGCCATTTTGGAACTGGAGGATGCAATCCGGCTCGATCCTCAGAACTCCCGCTACAAGATGACGCTTGCGGTTGCCCTCGACTCCGTCGGAAGGACGGGAGACGCGCTGAACAGGCTCGATGCCTGGGCGGCCGCCGGCTCGGATCCCGATTTGACGGGCCTCGCGCTCCAATACAGTCTCAAGCTTCAGCGGTTGCCGGACGCGTTGAAGTTCGCAGAGCGCATGACCGAACTGAGACCACAAGACCAGCAGATCTCGGATCTGCTGAGGCAGTTGCGACAGGCTGTCAACCAGCAATAG
- a CDS encoding response regulator, whose translation MGKLRRTVAVVDDDASIRRSVGRLLNAYGFAATEYASAEAFLAQYESIDVACLVLDIDLDGGMSGMQLQRRLKEARSNLPVIFITALEERRLQAEAEWAGCIAYLRKPFAGSDLIAAINKALGV comes from the coding sequence ATGGGAAAGCTGCGCCGCACGGTCGCCGTTGTAGACGATGACGCAAGCATACGGCGGAGCGTCGGACGGCTCCTCAACGCCTATGGTTTTGCAGCCACAGAATATGCATCCGCTGAAGCCTTTCTCGCTCAATATGAAAGCATCGACGTTGCCTGCCTTGTGCTGGATATCGATTTGGACGGTGGCATGTCCGGCATGCAATTGCAGCGCAGGCTGAAAGAGGCGCGCTCGAACCTGCCGGTCATCTTTATCACAGCACTCGAAGAGCGACGCCTGCAGGCAGAGGCCGAGTGGGCAGGGTGCATCGCGTACTTGCGAAAGCCGTTTGCCGGATCCGATCTTATCGCGGCAATCAATAAGGCGCTCGGTGTGTAA
- a CDS encoding response regulator transcription factor — MKPVIHIVDDDESYRTATARLLSAYGLKVEAYESGDQFLSCLSDCEPGCVLLDLQMPGQSGLQVQRQLRERAPLLPIVFLTGEGDIKASVDAMKAGAQDFLEKHTSTAVLIETIERALAQYERQRSEHERRQEERALVASLNAREAQVFELIIRGRLNKQIAHALGVSERTVKVHRHRVMEKLGVRSVAEVVSIAASISPVERIPSGRNVPASSL, encoded by the coding sequence ATGAAGCCGGTCATCCATATTGTAGACGACGACGAGTCCTACCGAACGGCGACTGCGAGGCTGCTTTCCGCGTATGGCCTCAAAGTCGAGGCCTACGAATCCGGCGATCAGTTTCTCTCTTGCCTTTCAGACTGCGAGCCGGGCTGCGTTCTTCTTGACCTGCAGATGCCGGGCCAGAGCGGCTTGCAAGTACAGCGGCAACTGCGGGAGCGGGCACCTCTGTTGCCGATAGTCTTCCTCACAGGCGAAGGAGATATAAAGGCCAGCGTAGACGCGATGAAGGCGGGCGCACAGGACTTTCTGGAAAAACACACATCGACGGCGGTGCTGATAGAAACGATCGAGCGAGCGTTGGCCCAATATGAGAGGCAGCGCAGCGAGCACGAGCGGCGTCAGGAAGAGCGGGCGTTGGTGGCGAGCCTGAACGCGCGCGAAGCCCAAGTCTTTGAGTTGATCATCCGTGGCCGTCTCAATAAGCAGATCGCTCATGCCCTTGGCGTTTCGGAGCGTACGGTCAAGGTGCACCGCCATCGCGTGATGGAAAAGCTCGGCGTGCGGTCCGTTGCCGAAGTCGTGTCGATTGCAGCCAGTATCAGTCCTGTAGAACGAATCCCTTCTGGGCGGAACGTCCCGGCGAGCTCCCTTTAG
- a CDS encoding HAD family hydrolase, which yields MLAKYDLPELTRRVILAAAAALLVAPLAFAQTDPLPSWNDTAPKAAIVAFVEKVTKEGSPEFVPELERIAVFDNDGTLWTEHPMYTQLAFALDRVKALAPEHPEWKDTQPFKAVLEGDMKTLAASGEKGLLELIMATHSGLTSDDFQKIVTDWLATARDPKFKRPYTELVYQPMVELLAYLRANGFKTFIVSGGGVEFMRPWTEQVYGVPPEQVVGSSIKTEFRMRDDTPTLYRLPQVNFIDDKAGKPVGINEHIGRRPIAAFGNSDGDLEMLQWTTMGGAPARLGVLVHHTDAEREYAYDRDTAFGRLDKALDAAAIIGWTVVDMKADWKQIFKD from the coding sequence ATGCTTGCGAAGTATGATCTCCCTGAACTGACCCGTCGCGTCATATTGGCTGCCGCCGCGGCTCTGCTCGTCGCACCGCTGGCTTTCGCCCAGACCGATCCTCTTCCCTCCTGGAACGACACCGCTCCGAAGGCGGCGATCGTCGCCTTCGTCGAGAAGGTGACAAAGGAGGGTTCGCCGGAGTTTGTCCCGGAACTGGAGCGCATCGCCGTGTTTGACAATGACGGCACGCTTTGGACCGAGCATCCGATGTACACGCAACTCGCCTTCGCGCTCGACCGCGTGAAGGCGCTTGCTCCGGAACACCCGGAATGGAAGGACACGCAGCCGTTCAAGGCCGTGCTCGAAGGCGACATGAAGACGCTGGCCGCATCCGGCGAAAAGGGTCTCCTGGAACTCATCATGGCGACCCATTCCGGACTGACTAGCGACGACTTCCAGAAGATCGTTACCGATTGGCTTGCCACTGCGCGTGACCCGAAGTTCAAGCGCCCCTACACCGAACTCGTTTATCAGCCGATGGTCGAGCTGCTCGCCTATCTGCGCGCCAACGGCTTCAAGACCTTCATCGTCTCGGGCGGCGGTGTTGAGTTCATGCGGCCATGGACGGAGCAGGTCTACGGCGTCCCGCCAGAGCAGGTTGTCGGGTCGTCGATCAAGACTGAGTTCAGGATGCGTGACGACACGCCGACCTTGTATCGCCTGCCGCAAGTCAACTTCATCGACGACAAGGCAGGCAAGCCGGTTGGGATCAACGAGCATATCGGCCGCCGGCCGATTGCGGCCTTCGGCAATTCCGACGGTGACCTTGAAATGCTGCAATGGACGACGATGGGCGGTGCGCCCGCGCGTCTCGGCGTCCTCGTCCACCACACCGATGCGGAGCGCGAATATGCCTACGACCGTGACACTGCATTCGGCCGCCTCGACAAGGCGCTCGACGCGGCAGCGATCATAGGTTGGACCGTTGTCGACATGAAGGCCGACTGGAAGCAGATCTTCAAAGATTAA
- a CDS encoding arylsulfatase encodes MHRFKNVWLGLLGSAFAAIAAIDPAAAQEKPNIVVIMADDVGIWNIGAYHRGMMAGRTPNLDKIANEGMLFTDYYAEASCTAGRAAFVMGQLPIRTGLTTVGQAGATVGMPAEAMTIATALKDLGYATGQFGKNHLGDRNEYLPTVHGFDEFFGYLYHLDAMEDPSHPGYPQELLDKVGPRNMVHSFATETDDATVDPRWGKVGKQRIEDAGTLYPDRMETVDEEIRDIAFKWLDKVKADNKPFFLWLNPTRMHIVTHLSPKYEALRNSENGWSLQEAGMAQLDDIVGATMQKLTDMGVDDNTIVVFTTDNGTETFTWPDGGNTPFKGQKGTVYEGGFRAPAMIRWPGKVPAGKVENGIVSGLDWFPTFVAAAGNPNIKEELLKGKTVGDKTYKNHLDSYNQLDLVTGKGPSARQEVFYFGESTLGAVRIGDYKYRFIDQPHGWIGVKNQLNAPTLTNLRLDPFERLGDPENGTLDGAQGNFMGWFVYEFWRFVFVQQQVAALAQTAIEYPPLQKGASFNLDAVKAQIEAAVKLRAGQ; translated from the coding sequence ATGCATCGATTTAAAAACGTCTGGCTCGGTCTTTTGGGTTCCGCATTTGCCGCGATTGCGGCGATCGACCCCGCGGCGGCACAGGAAAAACCCAACATCGTCGTCATTATGGCAGATGACGTCGGCATCTGGAACATCGGCGCCTATCACCGCGGCATGATGGCCGGGCGCACGCCGAATCTCGACAAGATCGCCAATGAGGGCATGCTGTTTACCGACTACTACGCCGAGGCGAGCTGCACGGCTGGTCGCGCGGCCTTCGTTATGGGCCAACTTCCAATTCGCACCGGCCTGACCACCGTTGGCCAAGCCGGCGCCACTGTCGGCATGCCGGCGGAAGCAATGACCATCGCGACGGCGCTCAAGGACTTGGGCTACGCCACGGGGCAGTTCGGCAAGAACCATCTCGGCGACCGCAACGAGTACTTGCCCACGGTCCACGGCTTCGACGAGTTCTTCGGTTATCTCTATCACCTCGACGCCATGGAGGACCCGTCGCACCCCGGCTACCCGCAAGAATTGTTGGACAAGGTCGGCCCCCGCAACATGGTTCACAGCTTTGCGACCGAAACCGACGATGCAACGGTAGACCCGCGCTGGGGCAAGGTCGGAAAGCAGAGGATCGAAGATGCCGGTACTCTTTATCCGGATCGGATGGAGACGGTGGATGAAGAAATACGCGATATCGCGTTCAAATGGCTCGACAAAGTGAAGGCGGACAACAAGCCGTTCTTTCTGTGGCTCAATCCCACACGTATGCATATCGTAACCCATCTGTCCCCCAAATATGAGGCTTTGCGCAATTCAGAGAACGGATGGTCGCTTCAGGAAGCAGGCATGGCCCAGCTCGACGACATAGTGGGCGCAACCATGCAGAAGTTGACGGACATGGGCGTGGACGACAACACGATCGTCGTGTTCACGACGGACAACGGCACCGAGACCTTCACCTGGCCGGACGGCGGCAACACCCCGTTCAAGGGGCAAAAAGGCACCGTCTATGAAGGCGGCTTCCGTGCCCCCGCGATGATACGCTGGCCCGGCAAAGTGCCTGCGGGCAAGGTCGAAAATGGCATCGTCTCCGGCCTCGACTGGTTCCCCACTTTTGTTGCCGCTGCCGGCAATCCGAACATCAAGGAGGAACTGCTGAAGGGCAAAACCGTCGGCGACAAAACCTACAAGAACCATCTCGATAGTTACAATCAGCTGGACTTGGTCACCGGCAAGGGACCCTCGGCCCGGCAGGAGGTATTCTATTTTGGCGAAAGCACTCTCGGAGCGGTGCGCATAGGCGACTACAAGTATCGCTTCATTGACCAACCCCACGGTTGGATCGGCGTCAAGAACCAGCTCAACGCGCCCACCCTGACAAACCTGCGCCTGGACCCGTTCGAGCGCTTAGGCGATCCGGAAAACGGGACTTTGGATGGCGCGCAGGGAAATTTCATGGGCTGGTTTGTCTACGAGTTCTGGCGCTTCGTGTTCGTCCAACAGCAGGTAGCCGCCCTCGCCCAAACGGCAATCGAGTATCCGCCGCTGCAGAAGGGCGCAAGCTTCAACCTCGACGCTGTGAAGGCGCAAATCGAGGCCGCAGTTAAGCTGCGCGCGGGGCAGTGA
- a CDS encoding sensor histidine kinase, with amino-acid sequence MRWGKRSGRLQCAGLLLAAASLIVSNCHAANSGTSFPIIDRVPRILILYPYDERLVATTVAGEALRSHLLEATDGKVDLFSEFLDLSRFPEGDHVARMGQYLAEKYAARRPDVVVALGRESASFISANRSAIAPTAKIVAAGFGNSSAEKINLPHDVIGAFTTFDILKTAEMARNLQPNARHLYIIGGSSDFDRGWLATARADLGEFSQSYKTTYLEDLTIEEFIERASHVPYDSIILALTVFKDRAGRNFIPREAVRQIAATASAPVYGPYQTYIDHGVVGGNTVMFETLGRTVGNLVIDAIAGKPVADVNASQTFIVDARQLRRWGLPEKDLPPGTVQMYKQKGFWEEHWLAATGVLAVVFMQAGVIATLLLERRRRRDAERRCRLHLLEVVHLNQSATAGALSSSIAHELNQPLSAIRNNAEAAFELLRSETPNLELIRQILQDIQEDDQRAGDIIGRMRGLLKKRSEIDWQEFDLNDVMSSAIRIIHGEAERRGITLKAAEPTAELRVRADKVHVQQVVLNLATNAMDAMLDVGSPRRTLTFATGLANEKAALCVTDTGNGIPEERLPRIFDPFYTTKQAGTGLGLSIARAIVETYGGTISASNRSEGGAIFRVVLPLARREENV; translated from the coding sequence ATGAGGTGGGGCAAGCGGTCAGGTCGATTGCAGTGTGCTGGCCTCTTGCTGGCGGCCGCCTCATTGATTGTTTCAAACTGCCACGCGGCAAATTCCGGCACATCGTTCCCTATCATCGACCGGGTCCCGCGCATCCTCATCCTCTATCCCTACGACGAGAGGCTCGTGGCGACGACGGTTGCCGGAGAAGCGTTGCGTAGCCATTTGCTGGAAGCGACAGATGGCAAGGTTGATTTGTTTTCAGAGTTCCTGGATTTGTCGAGATTTCCGGAAGGCGACCATGTCGCACGCATGGGGCAATACCTCGCCGAGAAGTATGCCGCTCGTCGCCCCGATGTGGTCGTCGCGCTTGGCAGGGAGTCTGCCAGTTTCATATCGGCCAACCGGAGCGCGATCGCACCGACCGCAAAAATAGTCGCAGCCGGTTTCGGCAACTCCTCTGCCGAGAAGATCAATCTCCCGCATGACGTCATCGGCGCCTTCACGACATTCGACATCCTGAAGACCGCTGAAATGGCCCGCAACCTGCAACCCAATGCCCGACACCTCTACATCATCGGCGGATCGTCCGACTTCGATCGGGGATGGTTGGCGACGGCCCGTGCCGATCTCGGCGAATTCTCGCAATCATACAAGACGACATATTTGGAAGATCTGACGATCGAGGAGTTCATCGAACGTGCATCACATGTGCCTTACGACAGCATCATCCTTGCCTTGACGGTTTTTAAAGATCGGGCAGGAAGGAACTTCATCCCGCGCGAAGCGGTGAGGCAGATTGCAGCAACCGCCAGCGCGCCCGTCTACGGCCCCTATCAGACATACATCGACCACGGCGTCGTCGGCGGCAATACCGTCATGTTCGAGACGTTGGGGCGCACCGTCGGAAACCTCGTCATCGATGCGATCGCCGGCAAGCCGGTGGCGGACGTCAACGCGTCGCAGACATTCATCGTCGATGCCCGGCAACTTCGGCGCTGGGGGCTGCCGGAGAAGGATCTGCCGCCGGGTACCGTCCAGATGTACAAGCAGAAAGGCTTTTGGGAGGAACATTGGCTGGCGGCGACAGGGGTCCTTGCCGTCGTTTTTATGCAGGCAGGCGTTATAGCAACCCTTCTACTCGAGCGACGCAGACGCCGTGACGCGGAGCGCCGGTGTCGCCTTCACCTACTCGAGGTTGTTCATCTCAACCAGTCCGCAACGGCTGGCGCTTTGTCGTCGTCTATCGCCCACGAACTGAACCAGCCCCTGTCGGCCATCCGAAACAATGCCGAAGCCGCCTTCGAGCTGCTGCGAAGCGAAACCCCCAATCTGGAATTGATCCGGCAGATTCTTCAAGACATCCAGGAAGACGACCAGCGGGCAGGCGATATCATTGGCAGGATGAGGGGGTTGCTCAAGAAGAGAAGCGAGATCGACTGGCAAGAGTTCGACCTCAACGACGTCATGTCGAGCGCCATTCGCATCATTCACGGTGAGGCCGAACGCCGGGGCATTACGTTGAAAGCAGCTGAGCCTACAGCAGAGTTACGCGTACGTGCCGACAAGGTTCACGTGCAACAGGTCGTCCTCAATCTGGCAACCAACGCGATGGACGCCATGTTGGATGTCGGTTCTCCCAGGAGAACCCTGACGTTCGCGACAGGACTGGCCAACGAGAAGGCCGCGCTCTGTGTAACCGACACAGGCAACGGTATTCCAGAGGAGCGCCTTCCCAGAATCTTCGACCCATTCTATACGACCAAGCAAGCCGGGACCGGATTGGGTCTTTCCATAGCGCGCGCTATTGTCGAGACCTACGGAGGCACGATCTCGGCTTCCAACCGGTCCGAAGGCGGCGCAATCTTTCGCGTTGTCCTGCCCCTGGCTCGGCGGGAGGAGAACGTTTGA
- a CDS encoding arylsulfatase, with protein sequence MNSRILIRCVGALASSTIAWCAASSVQAQDAPAKPNILFIVSDDTGYGDLGPYGGGEGRGMPTPNIDKLADEGMTFFSFYAQPSCTPGRAAMQTGRIPNRSGMTTVAFQGQGGGLPAAEWTLASVLKRGGYQTYFTGKWHLGEADYALPIAQGYDEMKYVGLYHLNAYTYADPTWFPDMDPALRAMFQKVTKGSLSGKAGGEVKEDFKINGQYVDTPVIDGKEGVVGIPYFDGYVEKAAIEFLDAAAKKPDQPFFINVNFMKVHQPNLPAPEFQHKSLSKSKYADSIVELDTHIGRILDKLRETGMDKNTLVFYTTDNGAWQDVYPDAGYTPFRGTKGTLREGGNRVPAIAVWPGKIKPDVKNHDIVGGLDLMATFAAVGGVPLPDKDREDKPIIFDSYDMSPILLGNGKSDRKSWFYFTENELSPGAIRVNNYKFAFNIRGDDGASTGGLAVDSNLGWKGAEKYVATVPQVFDLWQDPQERYDIFMNNFTERTWMGVVMGEELKKIMATYVQYPPRKLQSMGYTGPITLSNYERFQWVREQLAKEGFNIALPNGN encoded by the coding sequence ATGAACAGCAGAATCCTTATCCGCTGCGTGGGAGCATTGGCTTCCTCCACCATTGCCTGGTGCGCAGCCTCATCCGTGCAAGCCCAGGACGCGCCCGCAAAACCCAACATCCTGTTCATCGTCTCCGACGACACAGGCTACGGCGATCTCGGCCCATATGGCGGCGGCGAGGGTCGCGGCATGCCGACGCCGAACATCGACAAGCTGGCAGACGAAGGGATGACCTTCTTTTCCTTCTATGCCCAGCCGAGTTGCACGCCCGGCCGCGCCGCGATGCAGACCGGCCGTATTCCAAACCGCAGCGGCATGACGACGGTCGCCTTCCAGGGCCAGGGCGGCGGACTGCCTGCAGCCGAATGGACGTTGGCGTCGGTGTTGAAGCGAGGCGGCTACCAGACCTATTTCACGGGCAAGTGGCACCTTGGCGAGGCAGACTACGCGCTGCCGATCGCGCAGGGCTATGACGAAATGAAATATGTCGGCCTCTATCATCTCAACGCCTACACTTATGCCGACCCGACCTGGTTCCCGGACATGGATCCGGCACTCAGAGCGATGTTCCAGAAGGTTACCAAAGGCTCGCTGTCCGGCAAGGCTGGCGGCGAGGTTAAGGAAGACTTCAAGATCAACGGCCAATACGTCGACACGCCGGTGATCGACGGCAAGGAAGGTGTCGTCGGCATCCCATACTTCGATGGCTATGTTGAGAAGGCGGCGATCGAGTTCCTGGATGCCGCCGCAAAGAAGCCGGATCAACCGTTCTTCATCAACGTCAACTTCATGAAGGTACACCAGCCGAACCTTCCGGCCCCCGAGTTCCAGCACAAGTCCCTGTCGAAGTCGAAGTATGCAGACTCGATCGTAGAACTCGACACTCACATCGGCCGGATCTTGGACAAGCTGCGTGAAACCGGCATGGACAAGAACACGCTGGTTTTCTACACAACCGACAACGGCGCCTGGCAGGACGTCTATCCGGACGCCGGATACACCCCCTTCCGCGGCACCAAGGGCACGCTGCGCGAAGGCGGCAACCGCGTTCCCGCGATCGCCGTGTGGCCCGGAAAGATCAAGCCTGACGTCAAGAACCACGACATCGTCGGCGGTCTTGATCTGATGGCGACCTTCGCCGCCGTCGGCGGGGTGCCGCTGCCCGACAAGGACCGCGAAGACAAGCCCATCATCTTCGACAGCTACGACATGTCGCCGATCCTGCTCGGCAACGGAAAGTCGGACCGCAAATCATGGTTCTACTTTACGGAAAACGAGCTCTCGCCCGGCGCGATACGCGTCAACAATTACAAGTTCGCGTTCAATATCCGCGGCGATGACGGAGCCTCAACGGGCGGGCTGGCCGTCGATTCGAACCTCGGTTGGAAGGGCGCGGAGAAATATGTAGCCACAGTGCCCCAGGTATTCGACCTGTGGCAGGACCCGCAGGAACGCTACGACATCTTCATGAACAACTTTACGGAGCGGACTTGGATGGGCGTGGTCATGGGCGAGGAATTGAAGAAGATCATGGCCACCTACGTGCAATACCCTCCGCGCAAGCTGCAAAGCATGGGCTACACAGGTCCGATTACGCTTTCGAACTATGAGCGCTTCCAGTGGGTGCGGGAGCAGCTTGCGAAGGAAGGCTTCAATATCGCACTGCCGAACGGCAACTAA
- a CDS encoding LssY C-terminal domain-containing protein: protein MRHRTKIRRALGAAIVLLCIYWLLAYFVVPEIWIFRDADRVAKLGDMVTTTAQDIPGDPINVGLVGSKEDVVRAFAAAGWDPADKITLRTSIDIGLSVVLDRPDLDAPVSPLFFEGRKQDLAFEKPVGKSADERNHVRFWLTTQTGEDNRPLWFGSASFDRGVGLSHDTGQITHHIGPDIDAERNLVIGDLLKTSQLLSSYEIDGIGATRTGRNGGGDPYFTDGKALIGVLRTKKSD, encoded by the coding sequence ATGCGTCATCGCACGAAAATTCGCAGGGCGCTGGGCGCCGCGATCGTCCTGCTATGCATATATTGGCTGCTTGCTTATTTTGTCGTTCCCGAGATCTGGATTTTTCGCGATGCCGACCGCGTTGCGAAGCTCGGCGACATGGTCACGACCACCGCGCAAGACATACCGGGCGATCCGATCAATGTCGGTCTCGTCGGTTCGAAGGAGGATGTGGTCCGTGCCTTTGCGGCCGCCGGGTGGGATCCTGCCGATAAAATCACCTTGCGCACATCGATCGATATTGGATTGAGCGTCGTGCTTGACCGGCCCGACCTCGACGCACCGGTCAGTCCGTTGTTTTTCGAGGGAAGAAAGCAGGACCTGGCCTTCGAGAAGCCTGTGGGCAAAAGCGCCGACGAGCGCAACCATGTTCGTTTCTGGCTGACGACGCAAACCGGGGAGGACAACCGTCCCTTATGGTTTGGCTCGGCAAGCTTTGATCGTGGCGTCGGTCTCAGTCACGACACCGGGCAGATTACGCATCACATCGGCCCGGATATCGACGCCGAGCGGAACCTGGTTATCGGCGATCTCCTCAAGACGAGCCAACTTCTGTCGAGCTATGAGATCGATGGCATCGGGGCGACAAGGACCGGTCGCAACGGAGGCGGCGATCCCTATTTCACCGACGGGAAGGCCCTCATCGGCGTGCTTCGGACGAAAAAAAGCGATTAA